Below is a genomic region from Telmatobacter sp. DSM 110680.
ACAAAGGGCGCTGACCATGCCGCAAAGAATGCACCAAGAGCGGAAGCCAGCAAGGCGAGCAGCGCGCTCTGCGCGAGGATGAGCTGGACGAGGCGACGCCGGCCGGCGCCTATCGAGATTCGCAGCGCCATCTCCTGGGCGCGAGCAGCCGCTTGGGCGGTCATCATGTTGGCCACGTTGACGCAGGCGATGATGAGGACCAGAGCAACCATGAGGCCGAGGACGCTGAGTAACCGACGATATTCCTTCTGGAGATCGGAGATGCCCGCGCCAGCGGAATTGAAGACGAGCGTTTGATTGAGAAAGCGTTCGACAGAATCTTTGGTCTCGCCGCGGTAACACGTGGAACATGCGCTACCGAACGCACGGTTGACAGCGGTGAGGTGTTGCCGCATTGGCTCGAGTGTGGTTGCCGCGTTCGCGCCGGGTTTCAGCATCAGGAAGATGTGGTGCCAGTCAGCTCTTTCCTCGCTGGCCATCCCGTTCATGCTGAGGGGCAGAAAGATGTCGGTGACAGTTCCCGTTTCGGTTCCAGTGAAATCGTGAGGACCGACGCCGATGATTTCGAAGTTCTGGTCGCCTACATGGAGCGAGCGGCCGAGGACATGGGGATCGCGGCCGAAGCGATGATTCCAATAGTCCCAGGAGAGGACCGCATAGGGACTGGTGCCGGGTCCGCGATCGTCAGCGGGGATAAGAAGGCGACCGAGCGCAGGCTCAAGGCCGAAGACCGGGAACATGTTGCCGGAGACATAAACGACGTGAGCCTTCTCGATGGCGTCGTCGGTGGACCCGCTGGTTGCCCAGGTGATGTCAGTGCGGTCTGCGTCGCTAATGGCAATCAGCTCGGCCTGGTCCTTGACGGCATCGCGCATTAGTTTGAACTCTGGTGTAGCCCAGTGGTCATCCTCAACAGGCCTGCCGTATAAACCGGTCATCTTGCGGGAAAGGACGTAGAGATTGCTGGAACCGGAAATAGGTAGCGGCCGCCACAGCAAGGCATCGATAAGGCGGAAAGCGCCGACACAGGAGCCGATGCCGAGGGCGAGCGAAAGCACAGCGGCAGCGGATGTGAGCTTATTGCGGCAGAGCTGCCGCCAGCCGAAACGTACATCGGCAAGAACCGACTCAAGCCAACCGGCGGCACGAATGCTGTGACTTGCCTCGCGGGTCCGCAGCGTCGAGCCGAATGCGCGATACGCTTCCTTCGGATCGCGTCCTGAAGCAATCGCTTCATCAATATGCAACTGCAGCTCTTCGTCGATCTCGCGGTTCAAGCGCTCTCCGCGCACGGCATTAGAAATACGCGACCATAACGACATGTCATGCCTCCCGGAGAACCCGATTGATGGCCAGGCTGACTGACTGCCAGCGCGACTCTTCAATGCCCAGCTGTTTTTTGCCGGCGTCGGTCAGTTCGTAAACACGAGCGCGGCGACCGGTGTCGTTCTTGATCCACTCCGCGCGAATCCAGCCTGCTTCTTCCATCCGATAGAGTGCAGGGTAGAGCGAACCTTCCTCTGCGCGCAGCACCTCGCCGGATGTGTTGGCGATAGCCGCCATGATGGTGTAGCCGTGGAGTCGCGGGCGCCGCGACAATATTTTCAGCACCAATAAATCCAGCGAACCTTGCAGAGCGTCGGTCTTTGCCATACTTAGATGTCTTTATATAGATATCTAAGTATCAATGTCAAGCAAGTAGATTTAGGCCGACGCGCTCATCGCAAACCAATTGCGCGAATTGTCCATCACGTCAGCAAACGAGGTGACTCATTTCGCTGTCAGTGGATCTGTTGGACCCATTGGCTTCGCCAGGCGGGCGCGTCGAAAGGATCTGCGAAATATTGTGTCTCGTGCACCACCTTGCCGTTGCGGAATTCCATGATGCTTACTGTGAATGCCGATCGCTGCTTTCCCGTCTTCCCAATGAACTCGTTCAAATTTCTACTGCACCCGCAAAACCAACTTGCCGAAGTGAGTAGCGGATTCCATTTCGCGGAAGGCTTCTCTCGCTTCTGTCCAATCGCGACTCTCGAATACAGGGCGCAGGTTCGCAGATGCGATGGCCTTGTTCATTTCTTCGAAGTACTGGCGTGAGCCGACATAGATTCCCTGGATACGGACCTGCTTGTGCAGAATCATCGGAATGGGGATGGCTTCGGCAGGGCCCGAGAGCACTCCGATCTGCGCAATGACACCGCCCATCTTTACAGCACGGAGCGAACGCGGGAGAGTGCCCACTCCGCCAACTTCGACGACGAGATCAGCGCCTTCTCCGTTGGTCTGTTCCATAACCCAGCGATCCCACTCGGAGGTCTCGCCATAATCAAGTCCCTTGTCGAGACCGAGCGAACTTGCACGCTGCAGTTTGGCGTCGCTCGAGGAGATTCCGAGTATGCGGACCCCCTTGAGCTTTGCAAATTGCAGGGCAAAGATGGAGACGCCGCCAGTGCCTTGAATAAGAACCGTGGAGTTGGGCTGGAGGTCGGCGGCCGCAATGGCGCGCCAAGCGGTAAGAGCTGCGCAGGGAAGCGTGGCCGCCTCTTCGTAGCTGAGGTGTTCGGGAAATGAGACGATGCCGTTTTCCTTGAGCAGGACATACTCCGCCAACATGCCATCGATGTCACCGCCGAGTGCGCCTTTGACCTTTGCGGGAGTCGGCGCTCCGTCGAGCCAATTCTGAAAGAAGGTGCCGCAAACGCGATCTCCGGGCTTCCATGCTTTGACGCCTTCACCGACCGCGGCGACTTCTCCAGCGCCGTCGGAACACGGGATGCGTGGCAGCTTCAGTTTGGGGTTGTAGGCCCCCTTCACCATCATCAGATCGCGGTAATTCAGCGAGACCGCACGAATTTTAATGAGAACTTCGCCAGGGCCTGGCTGCGGCGTGGGGCGATCTACAAGCTCAAGGGAATCAATGCCAAACGAAGGAATCTGAGCGACGCGCATAGAGGAATCTCCAAAGATGAACGCTGCAAATGTGGTTGGATGCGTGCCCTCGCGGTACGAATATTTGCATGCGCCCGTAAAATGAAGATATGGCGCGCGGATGGGAAAGTAAATCGGTGGAAGAGCAGATGGCAAGCGTCCCCGAGGAAAAGCCCCCGCGTCCCGGTGAGGCCCTGATGACTGAAGCAGAACGGCGAGTAGCCGCCGACCAGCGTGCAGCGAGCGAACGACGCAAACAGGCATTGAACCTTCAACGCGAGAACATTCTTTCGCAGCGGACATCGAACCCGGCGCGGCGGACAGCGCTGGCGGCGGCGTTGTCGGAGATTGAAGCACAGATTTCAGCGCTGGAGTAGTGGCCGTTTCATCGATCTGCGGTCAGCTGCGATAAAGCAACAGCAGATC
It encodes:
- a CDS encoding PadR family transcriptional regulator — its product is MAKTDALQGSLDLLVLKILSRRPRLHGYTIMAAIANTSGEVLRAEEGSLYPALYRMEEAGWIRAEWIKNDTGRRARVYELTDAGKKQLGIEESRWQSVSLAINRVLREA
- a CDS encoding NAD(P)-dependent alcohol dehydrogenase, which gives rise to MRVAQIPSFGIDSLELVDRPTPQPGPGEVLIKIRAVSLNYRDLMMVKGAYNPKLKLPRIPCSDGAGEVAAVGEGVKAWKPGDRVCGTFFQNWLDGAPTPAKVKGALGGDIDGMLAEYVLLKENGIVSFPEHLSYEEAATLPCAALTAWRAIAAADLQPNSTVLIQGTGGVSIFALQFAKLKGVRILGISSSDAKLQRASSLGLDKGLDYGETSEWDRWVMEQTNGEGADLVVEVGGVGTLPRSLRAVKMGGVIAQIGVLSGPAEAIPIPMILHKQVRIQGIYVGSRQYFEEMNKAIASANLRPVFESRDWTEAREAFREMESATHFGKLVLRVQ